The Streptomyces tubercidicus DNA segment CTGAGGACCCCGGCGCAAGGAACCGACAAGGCGTCGCTACGATGTCCAGGGCCGGTGGACCGTACCCGGCCGGGCCCGACCGACAGAGAAGCCGGCTGGCCCCAATCCCCGCTCCCGGAGGGTTTTTCCGTGCCGGCTGGAACGCTGTACCGCGGCCGGGAAGGCATGTGGTCCTGGGTGGCTCATCGAGTCACCGGCGTCCTCATCTTCTTCTTCCTGTTCGTTCACGTCCTCGACACCGCACTCGTCCGCGTCTCCCCCGAGGCGTACGACGACGTCGTGGCGACCTACAAGACACCGATCGTCAATGTGATGGAGTACGGCCTGGTGGCCGCCATCCTCTTCCACGCGCTCAACGGCCTGCGGGTCATCGCCGTGGACTTCTGGTCCAAGGGCCCGAAGTACCAGAAGCAGCTGCTGTGGACCGTTGTCGGTATCTGGGTCGTCCTGATGGCCGGTGCCTTCTACCCCGTGCTGCAGCACACCCTGCGCACGCTGTTCGGGAGCTGACGCGAGATGTCTGCTGAAACCACCTCCGCAGGTGCCGCCGCGACGGACAACGTGCCGCTCTACGACGTGGACCACCCCGCTCCGGTCATTGAGCCGCCGCGCAAGCGCACCGGCAAGACCCCGAAGTCGACCCGTACGAACTTCGAGCTGTACGGCTGGCTGTTCATGCGGCTGTCCGGCATCGTGCTGGTCGTCCTGGTCCTGGGCCACCTGCTGATCCAGCTGGTCCTCGACGGCGGCGTCTCCAAGATCGGCTTCGCGTTCGTGGCCGGCCGCTGGGCCTCGCCGTTCTGGCAGGTCTGGGATCTGCTGATGCTGTGGCTCGCCATGCTGCACGGCGCCAACGGCCTGCGTACGGTCATCAACGACTACGCGCAGCGGGACAACACCCGCTTCTGGCTGAAGATGCTGCTGTACACCGCGACGGTGTTCACCGTCCTTCTGGGCACGCTGGTGATCTTCACCTTCGACCCGAACATCTCCTAAGGCCGGGGCTGACTGGAACCATGAAGATCCACAAGTACGACACCGTCATCGTCGGCGCCGGCGGCGCGGGCATGCGCGCGGCCATCGAGTCGACGAAGCGCAGCCGCACCGCGGTCCTGACGAAGCTCTACCCGACCCGCTCCCACACCGGCGCCGCCCAGGGCGGCATGGCCGCGGCCCTCGCGAACGTCGAGGAAGACAACTGGGAGTGGCACACCTTCGACACGATCAAGGGCGGCGACTACCTGGTCGACCAGGACGCCGCCGAGATCCTCGCGAAGGAGGCCATCGACTCGGTCCTCGACCTGGAGAAGATGGGCCTGCCGTTCAACCGCACGCCGGACGGCACGATCGACCAGCGCCGCTTCGGCGGTCACTCCCGTAACCACGGTGAGGCCCCGGTCCGCCGGTCCTGCTACGCCTCGGACCGCACCGGCCACATGATCCTCCAGACGCTGTACCAGAACTGCGTCAAGGAGGGCGTGGAGTTCTTCAACGAGTTCTACGTGCTCGACCTGCTGCTCCAGGACGTCGACGGCGTCAAGAAGTCCGCGGGCGTCGTCGCGTACGAGCTGGCCACCGGCGAGGTGCACGTCTTCCAGGCGAAGTCGATCATCTTCGCGTCCGGCGGCACCGGCAAGTTCTTCAAGGTGACCTCCAACGCGCACACCCTGACCGGTGACGGCCAGGCCGCGGCCTACCGCCGCGGGCTGCCGCTGGAGGACATGGAGTTCTTCCAGTTCCACCCGACGGGCATCTGGCGCATGGGCATCCTCCTGACCGAGGGTGCGCGCGGCGAGGGCGGCATCCTTCGCAACAAGGACGGCGAGCGCTTCATGGAGAAGTACGCGCCCGTCATGAAGGACCTGGCCTCGCGTGACGTCGTCTCGCGCTCCATCTACACGGAGATCCGTGAGGGCCGCGGCTGCGGTCCGGAGGGCGACCACGTCTACCTGGACCTGACGCACCTGCCGCCGGAGCAGCTGGACGCCAAGCTCCCGGACATCACCGAGTTCGCGCGGACCTACCTCGGTATCGAGCCCTACACGGACCCGATCCCGATCCAGCCCACCGCGCACTACGCCATGGGCGGCATCCCGACCAACGTCGAGGGTGAGGTCCTGGCGGACAACACCACCGTCGTGCCGGGCCTGTACGCGGCCGGCGAGGTCGCCTGTGTCTCGGTGCACGGCGCCAACCGCCTGGGCACCAACTCGCTCCTGGACATCAATGTCTTCGGGCGCCGGGCCGGTATCGCGGCGGCGGAGTACTCGGCCACGGCCGAGTTCGTCGAGCTGCCCGAGGACCCGGCGAAGCAGGTCATCGACCAGGTCGAGCGGCTGCGCAACTCCACGGGCAGCGAGCGGATCACCGAGATCCGCAAGGAGCTCCAGGAGACCATGGACGCCAATGTGATGGTGTTCCGCACCGAGCAGACGATCAAGTCCGCCGTGGAGAAGATCGGCGAGCTGCGCGAGCGCTATCTGAACGTGTCCATCCAGGACAAGGGCAAGCGGTTCAACACCGACCTGCTGGAGGCCATCGAGCTGGGCAACCTCCTCGACCTGGCCGAGGTCATGGCGGTGTCCGCGCTGGCCCGCAAGGAGTCCCGCGGCGGTCACTACCGCGAGGACTACCCCAACCGCGACGACGTCAACTTCATGCGGCACACCATGGCGTACCGCGAGGTGGGCGCAGACGGCGCCGAGTCGATCCGCCTCGACTACAAGCCGGTCGTGCAGACCCGCTACCAGCCGATGGAGCGTAAGTACTGATGAGCACCCCGACTCTCGACAAGCACTCCGCGGCACTGGACGCGGCCGAGGACGGCGCTTCGCATCTGATCACGGTCACCTTCCGGATCCGCCGGTTCAACCCGGAGGTCTCGGAGGACGCCAGCTGGGAGGACTTCCAGCTGCAGATCGACCCCAAGGAGCGCGTCCTGGACGCCCTCCACAAGATCAAGTGGGAGCTCGACGGGACGCTGACCTTCCGTCGTTCCTGCGCCCACGGCATCTGCGGCTCGGACGCCATGCGGATCAACGGCCGTAACCGTCTGGCCTGCAAGACGCTGATCAAGGACATCAACCCGGAGAAGCCGATCACGGTCGAGGCCATCAAGGGCCTCACCGTGATGAAGGACCTTGTCGTCGACATGGAGCCCTTCTTCCAGGCGTACCGGGACGTGATGCCGTTCCTGATCACGACCGGCAACGAGCCGACCCGTGAGCGGCGCCAGTCCGCCGAGGACCGCGAGCGCTTCGACGACACGACGAAGTGCATCCTGTGCGCCGCCTGCACCAGCTCCTGCCCGGTGTTCTGGAACGACGGCCAGTACTTCGGCCCGGCGGCGATCGTCAACGCGCACCGCTTCATCTTCGACTCGCGCGACGAGGGCGGCGAGCAGCGCCTGGAGATCCTCAACGACAAGGACGGCGTCTGGCGCTGCCGGACGACCTTCAACTGCACGGACGCCTGCCCGCGCGGTATCGAGGTCACCAAGGCCATCCAGGAAGTCAAGCGGGCGCTGATCACCCGCCGCTTCTGAGCCCGGCGGCGATCCGGGTCCCGACCCGCTCGCCGAGCCGCGCCGGCACCTCCCGAAGGGCCTCGCCTCCGTACCCCCGGAGGCGGGGCCCTTCGGCATGGGTGCACGCCCGCTCCTTCGCCGGATACACGAGCACCGGCGGCAGCGCCTCGTCCACCAGCGCCACCGGCACCGCACGGCAGAAGTACGACGGCACGAACACCAGCCCCCGCCCCGCCAGATACAGATCCCGCTCCACCGGATAGCCGACCTCCAGCACCGGCGGCCGCCAGCGCATCACCGGCCCGAACGTCCGCAGCATCGCCTCCGCCCCGGCCTGCGCCAGCGCATGCCTGCGCAACTCCCGGTCCGCACCGACCCGTTCGGCGATCCGCGACCAGCTCGGCGCCACCGCTCGATGGTGGTACGTCCGCAGACTGCGCGCGAGATGCCGCAGCGCGGCCGGCTCCCCGTCCGCGATTCCCCGCACCCAGCCCGGCAGCGCCCGGTGCCCCGACAGCAGCACCAGCTCGGACCGCAGCCGCTCCCGCGGGGTGCTCATCACGGCCTCCAGGCCGGGCTCCACCCCGTCCAGTCCCGCGAACGGCGTGAGGAAGTCAGGAAAGTACCCGTACCGCGGCACCAGCGGCAGCAAGGTCCGCAGCGGCCCCGGCCCGTGCCGTACGGCATGCTGCCGCCAGGCGGCCAGCGCCGGCTCGGCCCGCCCCTCCCGCAGCGCATGCAGACTCAACACCGTTTCCCATAACGGGTCGGCCCCCTCGGCCACCCGCGTACGCGCCAGATCCTGCGTGGTGAAGTGCACTCGCAGCATGTTGTGTCCCCCTGGGTTGGCGCCGGCTCCCCTTGCGGCGTGGACACGAGGATCGGTGCGACGGGTGGGCTGCCGCAACCGGAACTGGTGGGTAGGGGTGGGGAGTTGATGCCTGGGGTGAATCGGGGGCTGGGTGGGGGCGGTGGCGCGGTGGGGCTGTCGGGGCCGGTGGGGCTGGTGGGCTGGTGTGGCCGGTGTGGCCGGTGGGGCTATCGCTTGGGCTATCGCTCGCCCTCAAGCACCTTGTCCAGGAAGGCGTCCAGGTTCCGTACGGTGCGCGCAATCCGCTCCTCCAGCGGCAGCGTCTCCTCATGCCGCCCGGCGAGCTGGGACCGCTTCCGTCCCCGCACGTAGAGGGAGCAGGCGAGGTCGGCACACAGATACGTGCCCACGGTGTTCCCCTGCCGCCCTCGCGGCCCGGCCCGGCGCGCGGCGAGCAGGCTGACCCCGGAACCTGGGTGCCCGGTCACACACCGAACACACCGTCGTCTTGGTAAAGCTCCGCCGCACCCCCTGCGGCACCCGCAACGTCACCCCGGTGATCCCGTCACCCCGCGGCGCCACCAGATAACTCCGGTCCGGCGCCCCCGGATCCCGCCACCCCAGGAAATCCAGGTCATGCCAGGGAAGTTCAGCCAGCCCCACGGGCAGATTGATACGGCTCGCCTCCCCCTTCGAGCAATTCACAAAGGAGGCACGTATTGCTTTTTCACCTACGGGGTCCATAAAACGAGAAGCTAACAGCGGGTCCGGGACGGTGTCGCCGGAATTTCGCCGCCCCGCACGGCCAAGAGCGGCGCCGCACGGATTCCGCACCGGTATCGCACGGACACCGCACCGCCACCACCGCTGCCGTCACCAACCCGGCTGATGCGCCCCCGACTTGAAGATCCATGCCTGGGTCGCCTTCCGGGCGAGCCCGGCCCGCTCGGCCCTCGCCAACGTACTCTCCGGCCAGCGGCGTCCGGCCCCGTTGACCGCCGGCATCAGCGGCGCCCCGGCCGGAATACACAGCGCGACAAAGAACCTCGTGCGTGATGACCTCTTCCGGTGGACTCAGCCCCAGCTCTGGCCGCTGGCGTTCTTGCGGCGGCGGGACACCACGACGATGGCGATGACGGCGCCGATGACCACCAGAGCGCCGAGGCCGATGCCGCCGTAGAGGAGGGCCTTCTTCATCATCTCCTTGCCGCCCATCGGCGGGTCGGCGTCCTGCGCACCCGCGTCCAGCTGCGCTGACGCCTTGCCCTTCGGCATCGGCAGCGGGCCCTCCTTGGAACCGGCGGGGATGTCCTTCCGCAGGGCGGGGCCGGGCTGGATGTAGCCGTAACCGTAGTGGGCGTCCGGGAGCTTGAGGTCCTTCTGGTCCTTCGGCAGGCCGGCGGTCTTCACCAGACGGTTGGCGATCTGGCCGGGAGTGAGGTTGGGAAACTTCTCCTTGAGGAGGGCGGCTGCGGCGGAGACGTAGGCGGTGGAGCCCGAATTGCCGTTCTCGGTGTGGTAGCTGGAGTCGCTCTTGCCCGTCGCGGCCGGGATCTTCACGCCAGGTGCGAGCAGGTCCATGTCGGAGTTGTAGTTGTTGAACTCAGCCGACTTGCCGTACTCATCGACGGCGCCGACACCGATCACACCTGGACAGCCCACCGGATAGTTCTTCTCGGTCGCCGATTCGTTACCCATACCGGCCACCACCACGGCGCCCTTGGAAATGGCGTAATGAATGGCTTCGCACGTATCCGCCGAACGGCCCTCGGTGTAGGACATGTTGATGACGTCAGCGCCGTGGTCCGCTGCCCAGCGCGTGGCCAGCCCGGAGTTCTTGTACTCCGGAACGGGAAGGATCTTGGCGTCGGGCGCCAGCCCCTTGACGCCCTCGGAGCCCCCCGGACCGTGGCCGTGGCCCGCGATGATCGCCGCCATGCCGGTACCGTGGTCGAGGACGTTCTCACCCGGCTCAAGGTCCTGGGCTCCCTCTTCCTGAGTCGCCTTTCCGAAATCCGGCCCGGGAAGGAACTGCCCCTTCAGGTCCTGGTGAGTCTTCCGAAAACCGCTGTCGAGCACAGCCACCGTCACGCCCTTCCCGGTGGCGTCCTGCCACAGCTGCTCGGCCCCGAACGCCTCCAGCGGCCACAGACCCTTGCGTGTCTGATCTGCGGAGGCGGTACCGCTCGCGGTGATGAGCAGCGCGCCGGTCAGCGCGGCACCCACCGTCGCGCGCAGTGTTCGGGTGACCCTCATGCTTGGCTCCTTCTCGCTGTGCTGTCCGGGCGGCAGTGTTCCATCAGTAGAGAAGCCCCGCACCCTCGGGTGCGGGGCCACTCCTTACCAACCGCCGTACGACGGTGTCGGTGTCGGTGTCCTACTCGATGACGCGGGGCGCCACATTGCGCTGCGGCGTCCAGGTCTCTTCGTCCTCGACAAGGTAGTCGGGGCGCTGACCAGTGGTGCGCTCCTTCTCCTTCTTGTCCTTGCCCTTGGCTCCGGCAGCGCCCATGCCCGCCTGCTGGCCGCCTCGGCTGCGGTGCAGACCCGCGCCGCCCTGCTTGGCGCCGCCCGCAGGACCACCGGGCTTGCCAGCCATGCCGCCCGGGGTACGCGCCTGCGCACCGCCTCGTCCGACCGCGCCCATCTTGCCGCCCTTGGCGCCGCCTGCGCCGGCCGCGCCCGGCATACCGCTACGCATACCGCCGGCGCCCGGTGCGCCACGGCCACCACCGGGCCGCAGGGCGCCCCCTGGCATACCGACGGGGCCCAGCGGCATCCCGCCGCCCGGACCACCGCCCGGACCGCCAAACACGCCGTGTCCGCCGCCGGACGGGAGACCGCTGTGACCCGCGGAAGCCGAGGGCGGGGTCATCGTGCTGCCCTGCACGCTGTCGAGTCCGGTCTGTACCGGGAGTTCCGGCCGACTGATGCTGGGGCCGTCGAATCCGGCCGGGACCGCTCCGCCGCCGGCACCGTTGGGGTGGTGCGGGGTGACCGAGGACGGATCCGGGTGGAACCTGTCAGCCGTGTCAGGCATCCGCACCGGAGGCGGGTGCGGGGTGTTCGAGGGCTCCTTCGGCCAGTCACCGTGGAGGCCGTCGTCGCCGTCATCGACCCAGATCTTGGCGCGTCCCGTGTAGTGGTGCGCCAGCTCATCCATCACGATGACGGCCTCGACCTGGCGCTCCTTGGTCAGGGACAGTTTGTCCCGGTTGAGCTCCAGCGCCTGGCGGGCGTCCATCTTCGGGTTCGCCATGTCCCGGTGGAACTGGGAGTCGTCACCGTTGTCGTCCGTGAAACGGTCCCACTTGCCCGGATTATGGATCTTGGACATGGCGGTCACGGCCTGGCGCAGGTTGTGGGCGAGCCCGACCTCCGGGCCCGACTCACGCGAGCCGATCAACGACGCCTCGGCCTTCCGAGCATGCCGGTACGTCTTGTCGATCTTGTTGAGCACCTGGGTGGCTTCCTTGCGGAACGCGTCGGCCGCCGAGCCCTCCCAGTGCGCCGTCGCGTGATCGACCGCATCCATGAACTTCTTACGGATGCCGCCCTGACCGTCTTGCCCACCCAGCAGATCGGCAGACTTGCGCCAGTGGTCACCAGCGGCCTCAAGCGTGTCCGGCTTGGCGTTCTCGATCATCTTGCGGAGCGCGTCGATGCCGTGGTGATGGAAGTCGGAAGGAGAGTGCGGGATCAACCTCTCGCCCTTGAAGGACTTCAGCTTGTCTTCCCGCTCATGCGCATCGCGCTCCGCCGCCTCCTTCTGCATCCTCTCGCTGACCTGTCGGCTGTCGTTAGCTTCCATGGGACTAACCACGGCGGCCCCCGTTCATCGTCATCCCTCTCGCCCTCATCCCTGCGTCGCCTTGGAAGGTCAGCCGTTCATCGAGGCCTTGGTCTCGTGATCCTGGTCCTCATAGGCACCGCGGCTTGACTCAGTCTTCTCGCCGAAATTGTGGGTGAGGTCCTGGAGCGCCTTGACGACGTCCTTCAGATACGTCTGCATACGGTCATGGGCGTGGGAGACTTCCTCCGCTTCGCCAAAGTTGATCCCGAATGCCGACTTCGGGATGTTCGTGCCGTACTCGACCTTCTGCCCGGTTTCATTCATGTCGTGCTGAAGGCTGCGAAGTTGACGCACGACGCCATCCAGCTCGTCCAGATCAACCTTGAAGTGCTTACCCATGACTGCCCTCCCCGTTCCTCACTCGTCCCCCTCGCACCGCCCGCACAGCCGTCACGGTAAGGACAACGTAAAGTCAATAAATACTAGGGAGTTGCCCCCCGATACTGCAAGATCGAAAGTCGGGATCTGTCCGATTTGGCGCAGGATTGCTCCGCACTTTGTAGAGGGGTTGTTACCTTTGCCGCGCAACCCCGCCGCGCGATGACCTACGCAGCGATCACGCCCGCATCGAAGCCAGTTCGACCACCGTGACATCCGGCGGTGCGCCCAGCCGTACCGGTGGGCCCCAGGTGCCTGCGCCGCGGGAGACGTAGAGCTGGGTGTCGCCGTAGCGTTCGAGGCCGGCGACGGTGGGGTTGGTGGCCTCGGCGATGTAGGTGAAGGGCCACATCTGGCCGCCGTGGGTGTGGCCGGAGAGTTGGAGGTCGACGCCGTAGCGGACGGAGTCGTGGATGGTGACCGGCTGGTGGGCCATCAGGACGACGGCGCGGGTGGGGTCCCGGTCGCTGAGGGCCTGGTCGTAGTCCGGCCCGGCCTGTTCGGTCTGGCCGGCGACGTCGTTGACTCCGGCGAGGTCGAAGCCGGGGAGTTCGGTGCGCACGTTCTCCAGGGGGTGGATGCCCAACTCCCTTACGTGGTCGATCCATTGGTCGGCGCCTGAGTAGTACTCGTGGTTTCCGCTGACGAAGAAGGCTCCGTGGCGGGCGCGGAGTTCGCGTAGGGGGGCGGTGGCCGGGGCGAGGTCGGTGACGTTGCCGTCGACCAGGTCCCCGACGATGGCCACCAGGTCGGGGTTGGTGCGATTGATGGTGTCGACGACACGACGGGTGTGGGCGCGGCCGAGGATCGGGCCCAGGTGGATGTCGCTGACGACGGCGATGCGGAAGCCGTGGGCGGTGCGCGGCAGTTTGGCCAGGGGGATGGTGACGCGCTTGATCGTCGGGCCGCGGAGGGTGGTCGCGGTGCCGTATCCGACGGCGGCGGTGGCGGCGAGGGTGGCGCCGGCGGCGACCGCACGGGCCATGAAGAGGCGGCGGGGTGGGGTGGCGAGCGGCGGGAGGGCGGGGGTGTGGGGCGGGAGGAGCGTCGGGGAGGTCGGGGTCGGCGCAGGCGACTCGGCGGCTCCGGGGGCGTGCCCCCGCTCGGTCGGCGAACCGCCCCGTTCCCCGTGGCCCTGCCCCTGCTCGGCCGGCCCCCCCTCCCCGTCCGCCCGCGCCCGCTCCCGCTCGCGCTCCCGCATCGCCCGCAACCACACCGCCCGGACCGCTTCCCCCACCAGCAGGGCCAGTGTGAGATAGAGCACCAGGGCCAGCCAGAGGTAGCCGGGCCAGGAGAGGGTCTGTTGGAGGGGGAAAGGGGCGCCGGTGCGGGCGGAGAGGAAGGCGGCGAGGGTGGTCAGGGGGAGGACGAAGGCGGCGGCGGTGCCGGTGTGGCGGAGGCGGCTGCCGGGGGTGGTGGTGTCACGGATGAGGCGGCACCACAGGTAGCGGTGCACGCCGAAGAAGAGTCCGAGGACCGGGACCACGATCAGGGCGAAGATCACGGCGTCTCCCCGTGCCCGTGGTTCAGGAGGCGGACGAGGAGGACGAGGAGGAGGCGGGCGGCTCGGGCGGGTGATTTGCGGCCTCGCGGCGCAAGGCCCGTACGCCACGGAACCCGATCACGCCGATCGCCGTCCCCAAAAGAAAGGACGCCACCGCGAGCAGCAGATGGACCCAGAAGTAGGCGGTCGGGTCACCCGCGTCGTCGAAGGCGAGGCCGCTGCCGTCCTTCCAGAGGTTTTTGACGAAAGTGATCCAGATGAACCAGCTCCACACCCCGAAGGCGAGCAGGAACCAGGACACGGGGCGCGAGAGCTTCATACGTCCCAGTATGGGCAGCGGCTCCATCCGGCGGTCGGCAGGGGCACTCTTCCGTGGGGTGCTGTCGGCGTCCGGGGCAAAGGCGGGTACGTTCACCGACGTGCCGACGACCTTCAGTGCTTCCACGGCTTCCACCGACCCGACCGCCCCGAACGCTTCGGCCACGACCGGCAATGCCGGACGTGCGGCGCGACACGGCTTCCCCCTGCGCACCGTCGCCGCACTGGCCTCCTCCGGGCTGCTGGCCACCCCCCTTCTGGCCGGCACCGCCCACGCCGACCCCAAGGAGCCGAAGGGTCCCAAGCCGCCGGCGAAGATGTCGCAGATCGGCGGGGACCGGCTGGGTACGCCCGGCGTCCAGGTGGCCCTGAAGCCCGGTTCCCCGAAGCTGCCGGGCCCGGACACCCTCACGGCCCGTTCGTGGATCGTGTCCGACGCCGAGTCCGGCAAGGTGCTGGCCGCCAAGAACGCCCACTGGCAGCTGGCGCCCGCCAGCACGCTGAAGATGCTGTTCGCCGACACCGTGCTGCCGAAGTTCCCCAAGGAGCAGAAGCACACGGTCAAGGCCGCCGACCTCGCGGGGATGGGCGCCGGCAGCAGCCTCGTCGGGATAAAGGAGAACCTGAGCTATACGGTCCACGACCTGTGGCTGGGGGTCTTCCTGCGGTCCGGCAACGACGCGGTGCACACGCTGTCGGCGATGAACGGCGGGACCGAGGCCACCGTCACGCAGATGCAGAAGCGTGCGAAGGAGCTCAACGCCCGCGACACGCATGTCGTGACCCCGGACGGCTATGACGCGCCGGGGCAGGTCTCCAGCGCGTACGACCTGAGCCTGTTCGCCCGGTCGGGGCTGCAGAACGCCGACTTCCGCGAGTACTGCTCGACGGCCAGCGCCCAGTTCCCCGGTGACAAGGGCAAGGGCGGCAAACGGGCGACGTTCGGCATCCAGAACACCAACCGGCTGCTGAGCGGCGATTACGACATGAAGCCGTACCCCGGCATCGCGGGGGTGAAGAACGGCTCGACGACCAACGCGGGGTCGACCTTCACCGGTGTCGCCCAGCGCGGCGACCGCAAGCTCCTGGTCACGATCATGAACCCGGAGAAGAAGGAGCACAACGAGGCCTACAAGGAGGCCGCCAAGCTGCTCGACTGGGGCTTCGCGGCGGCCGACAAGGTGGAGCCGGTCGGGCGGCTCGTCGGCCCCCTGAGCGAGGACGACGGCACCGGCGCGGTGGGCGTCCACGGCAAGGGCAAGGGCAAGGGCGCGGGTCAGAACACGCAGGCCGCGCTGGACAGCACCGGCGGCATGAGCGGCGCCTGGACGGCGCTGGGGATCACCAGCGGGGCGCTGGCGCTGCTGGGCATCGTGGCATTCGCCGTGCACCGCCGGTGGCCGCTGCCGGAGCTGGTACGGGGGCGGCGCCGGTCCGGCAAGTGACCATCCGGGAACGGTAGATGGGGCGGGGTGGCCCCGGGAGACGGGCCTACGCCTCCCGCGGCCGCTCCGGCCCCTCCGGCCGCTCCGGGCCCTCCGGCCGCTCCGGGCCCTCCGGCACCTTGCGCTCCTCGTCCCCTCCGCTCCGCCGTTCCCCCTCCGTGGCCGTCCAGGACGCGCAGTAGACCAGCAGCTTTGCGGTGAAGTTGATCCAGAGCAGCAGGGCGATCGGGGTGCCGAAGGCGCCGTACATGCTGCGCGAGGCGACGCCCTGGAGATAGCCGCTGAGCAGCAGCTTCAGCAGCTCCAAGCCGATGGCGCCGAGCAGGCCGGCGATCACGACGGCGCGCCGCGGCGGATGGACGCCGGGCAGCCTGGTCAGTATGTAGGCGAGCAGCAGGAAGTCCGCCAGGACGGCGATGACGAAACCGGCGGCGGTGAGCAGGACGCTGCCGATGCCGCCCTCCGGGAGGCCGATCGCCTCCGCCGCCTTGCCCACCGCGGCGGACGCGAAGGTCGAACAGGCCAGGGAGAGCACGGCGACGCCGCCCACCCCGAGCAGCAGCGCGCCGTCCCGGAGCTTGCCGAGGAAGAAGTTGGTGTCCTCGTCGGGCTTCTCCCATACGGCGCGCAGACAGTCGCGCAGTGATTCCACCCAGCCGATGCCGGTCAGCAGCAGCGCGGCACCGGCCACCAGGCCGACGGTGGTCGCATGGTCGACGAGTCCGGCGATGTCGAGCCGGTCCGAGAGGCCGGGGAGCTGCTCGGCGACCTTGGTCTCCAGGGAGTGCAGCCGGGCGTCGCTGAGCAGTGCGGCGCCGATCGCCGCGGCGACGGTGAGCAGCGGGAAGAGCGCGACGAAGCTGGTGAAGGTGATCGCGGCGGCGAGCCGGGTCCAGTGCACCCGGAGCATGCGTTCGTAGGCGCGCCAGAGGTGTGTGGTCATCAGCCAGCTGACGGCCGGTCCGATCACCGGGAGTGTGCGCAACCAGTTCATGGCTTTCCCCTCGTGCCCGGTCGGCCGCCAGGTCGGGCAGGGTGTGGCGGCGCGCCCTCCGGACAGACCCTAAGTCTTAGCCTCCGGGTACCCCGGAAACGCGCACGCTCACGGGGGTGTGCGTCCGGTGATCGTCAGCGGCCCTCCAGAGGCCACCAGCGGCCGTCAGCAGCTGTCAGCGGCCGTCCGCAGCTGTCAGCAGGACGGTGCCGGCGGCCGGGACAAGTCCGCGGCCTGGCGCGGGACGGCGGCCGTCTGCGGGCCGAAGGGGTACTCGCGCTCCAGGCGCCACACCTCGTCCGCGCCCTGCTCGTAGAGGGCGAAGCCGTCGATCGTCCAGGTCGCGGTGAAGTCCCGGAGGCCGTTCTGGGCGCGGTCCATGGCCTCTTCGGTGATGCCGTGGGCGATCGTCACATGCGGGTGGTACGGGAATTGCAGCTCGCGGGCGCAGGGGCCGGAGGCGGCCCGGATCCGGGCCTGGAGGGCGGTGCAGCCGGGCACCCCGTCGGTGACCTTGACGTAGACCACCGGGGAGAGCGGGCGGAAGGTCCCGGTGCCTTCCAGACGGAGCGGGAAGGGGCGGCAGCCGGCCGCGACCTCGGCGAGGTGGCGTTCGATGGCGGGCAGCGCCTCGGCGCGGACCTCCGTCGGCGGGAGGAGGGTGATATGCGTGGGGATGCCGGGTGCGGCAGGGTCCCCGAAGCTTTCGCGCTTCCGTTGGAGGAAGCTGCCGTAAGGCTCCGGGACCGCGATCGAAACGCCCAGCGTTACGGTCCCCACTGCGTTCTCCCTCCTGACGTGTGTGCGGCGCGCTCGCGCACCCTCTTAGTGTGCCGGGTGCGCGCCCTTCGCGGGGAGCGTCCTCGGTCCTGTTGCAAGCGGACAAGGGGCCCACGGGCGGGGCCCCCTGGCTCTGCGGGGTTCGCGCGGCCGGCCGGGGCCCGCCGCGCGAAGGGCTGGCGTCAGTGCTTGGCCGGCAGGAATCCGAGCCGGTCATAGGTGGTGGCGAGGGTCTCGGCGGCTACCGCGCGGGCCTTCTCCGCACCCTTGGCCAGGATGGCGTCCAGCGTCTCCGGGTCGTCCAGATATTCCTGCGTACGGTCCCGGAACGGTGTGACGAAATCGACCATC contains these protein-coding regions:
- a CDS encoding metallophosphoesterase produces the protein MIFALIVVPVLGLFFGVHRYLWCRLIRDTTTPGSRLRHTGTAAAFVLPLTTLAAFLSARTGAPFPLQQTLSWPGYLWLALVLYLTLALLVGEAVRAVWLRAMRERERERARADGEGGPAEQGQGHGERGGSPTERGHAPGAAESPAPTPTSPTLLPPHTPALPPLATPPRRLFMARAVAAGATLAATAAVGYGTATTLRGPTIKRVTIPLAKLPRTAHGFRIAVVSDIHLGPILGRAHTRRVVDTINRTNPDLVAIVGDLVDGNVTDLAPATAPLRELRARHGAFFVSGNHEYYSGADQWIDHVRELGIHPLENVRTELPGFDLAGVNDVAGQTEQAGPDYDQALSDRDPTRAVVLMAHQPVTIHDSVRYGVDLQLSGHTHGGQMWPFTYIAEATNPTVAGLERYGDTQLYVSRGAGTWGPPVRLGAPPDVTVVELASMRA
- a CDS encoding SCO4848 family membrane protein produces the protein MKLSRPVSWFLLAFGVWSWFIWITFVKNLWKDGSGLAFDDAGDPTAYFWVHLLLAVASFLLGTAIGVIGFRGVRALRREAANHPPEPPASSSSSSSAS
- a CDS encoding D-alanyl-D-alanine carboxypeptidase family protein, which gives rise to MGSGSIRRSAGALFRGVLSASGAKAGTFTDVPTTFSASTASTDPTAPNASATTGNAGRAARHGFPLRTVAALASSGLLATPLLAGTAHADPKEPKGPKPPAKMSQIGGDRLGTPGVQVALKPGSPKLPGPDTLTARSWIVSDAESGKVLAAKNAHWQLAPASTLKMLFADTVLPKFPKEQKHTVKAADLAGMGAGSSLVGIKENLSYTVHDLWLGVFLRSGNDAVHTLSAMNGGTEATVTQMQKRAKELNARDTHVVTPDGYDAPGQVSSAYDLSLFARSGLQNADFREYCSTASAQFPGDKGKGGKRATFGIQNTNRLLSGDYDMKPYPGIAGVKNGSTTNAGSTFTGVAQRGDRKLLVTIMNPEKKEHNEAYKEAAKLLDWGFAAADKVEPVGRLVGPLSEDDGTGAVGVHGKGKGKGAGQNTQAALDSTGGMSGAWTALGITSGALALLGIVAFAVHRRWPLPELVRGRRRSGK
- a CDS encoding YihY/virulence factor BrkB family protein; the encoded protein is MNWLRTLPVIGPAVSWLMTTHLWRAYERMLRVHWTRLAAAITFTSFVALFPLLTVAAAIGAALLSDARLHSLETKVAEQLPGLSDRLDIAGLVDHATTVGLVAGAALLLTGIGWVESLRDCLRAVWEKPDEDTNFFLGKLRDGALLLGVGGVAVLSLACSTFASAAVGKAAEAIGLPEGGIGSVLLTAAGFVIAVLADFLLLAYILTRLPGVHPPRRAVVIAGLLGAIGLELLKLLLSGYLQGVASRSMYGAFGTPIALLLWINFTAKLLVYCASWTATEGERRSGGDEERKVPEGPERPEGPERPEGPERPREA
- a CDS encoding 2'-5' RNA ligase family protein; protein product: MGTVTLGVSIAVPEPYGSFLQRKRESFGDPAAPGIPTHITLLPPTEVRAEALPAIERHLAEVAAGCRPFPLRLEGTGTFRPLSPVVYVKVTDGVPGCTALQARIRAASGPCARELQFPYHPHVTIAHGITEEAMDRAQNGLRDFTATWTIDGFALYEQGADEVWRLEREYPFGPQTAAVPRQAADLSRPPAPSC